The nucleotide sequence aataaatatatcttttcttatgaataaaattataaatcttcACAATTTTCACAACTTCAAATAACAAATCATCATCTCTATCTGGTTGAGTTCTCCTAACTTTAGCATatctttatttgaattaatattaGTTAAACACTTCTATATTATCTGtctttcatttaaattaaatactcGCATTTCATATGTAGgtgtcattttatatttttctacttCTTAAATGTAAACCCGAGAGtgtatttgaatttgaattcaaaTTAATCTAAGTATTTCTTAGATAATTAATGAACTCAAATAAGTggtttgaaatttcaaaatctaaataacaaaatgattGATAAATGGTGTTATTGAACAAGTTGTAGGATATATAAGAGCAGGAACATGGAAAGAACAGAACAAACAGCATTAGATGATGCATGCGAAAGTaagggaggaagaggaagaaggttgaaatagagaaaagagaaaaatgaacaaTTGAAAAGCAACCATATGAAATTCCCAAATGTGTAACATTACAAAACTGTGTTAGATGATTAGCGTGCAGaaatacattacattacatacAGAGTAGAATTGATTAATCCTAACACTAGCACAAGGCTTAcatgctagctagctagctagctagctagacaAGTTTGgcataacacacacacacttggGCACGGCCACATGGGTTTTGGCTGGTTGGTTAGTAGATAGATATAATAAAGCTGGCTAGTTAACTAGATGCAACTTACATCGGAAAATGCTCTGCTCTGTAATCACATTAATTAACTAATGATCCATATATCCTAATTAACTTCTAAAACTCATGAATTCAATTAATGCAACAATGGGTATTTTGGGCACTCCaatgcaaaaaaaaacaaactaacaaattaacaaaaaaaaaaaaaaaagaaagaactcGAACTCGAACTCGCTCACACACAAAGCATAGGTACGCATAGGAAACATGGTCGTCTCAAAGCCGTTGATATTGATCAGAGATTTGATCGGTCAGGCGTCGGAATATGATCGGCGCGCCGTATTGCGGGTACAGGAGCATTAAAACCGCTGGCGCATGTTTGTAATGTGGGGCCAAGCTGAAGGAGAATCGCCGGAGAATGATTGCGAGAGTCAGCTTCGCCTGTAGGATCGCCAGGTTTTGCCCGATGCAGGTCCGGATTCCGAGCCCGAACGGAATGAATGCCACCGGGTGCTTCGCTGCTCGGGCCACCCCGTCTGAGAACCTGACCGGGTTGAACTCGTTGGCGTCGTTGCCCCATAAGGCCTGGTCGTGATGGACGGCCAAGATCGGGATCAGCAGCTCGGTCCCACAAGGGATCTTGCACCCGCCGAGCTCCACGTCTGCCTTCGCGCGCCGGATCGTAGCAACCGTCGGCGGGTACAGCCTCAGCGTCTCATTAAGGATCATGCTCAGCTGCACACAGTAACATTTTTCCGTTTAGGATTTTTTGTAATGTCGAAACTGCCCCCGCCCACTACTACGTGACGGAAAGCGTACGGGGGGAGGGTAGAGTTGTAatttggggggtgggggtggggaaAAGAGAGCAAAAGACAAAGCAGGATTCTGTCCTAATAATAAGAGGGATTACCGTCTTAAGCTTGACAATGTCATCTTTGGAGGGTACGTCACGTGGTCCGCACACCTTGAGAACCTCCTCACGTGCTAGCACCTGCCACTGCGGGTGCATAGCAAGCAAGACCACCGTCCACGTCAGCAGGTTTGACGTCGTCTGCCCGCCGGCGAAGAAGAAGCTCTTGCACTCCTCCGCAATGTCCTGCACCGTTATGATCTTCGACGCCGGCGCTCCGCCCTTCAGGCTCGCCTGAATCATCAAGCCCAATAAATCCTTGGGCCCGTTTTCCTGAGCTTCGCTCCCCGAATTCTCTCTCCTCCTATCGATGAGATCGACCAGagatttcttgattttcttgtCCAATTTCCAAGACTTCACGTTCCTTTTCGTGGGCAAgaatctaataaataaaaaaagagggaaaatcaatccctcttcttcttttacaGGTGAATGTTTTGCTCTTGAATGAagttgttaattaaaatttaatttaatttacctaTACCCGGGGATGAAAACCTTCTGAAAGGCCTCGGAAGCCAGCGCCATCTGTTGAGCTTGCAGCCGGAAAATGGCTTTTCCGTCTTCATAGCTGCTGCCGAACGCTGTCCGGGTTATGATATCTTCCGTCAAAGTCCCAAACCATTTAGAGACTTCGATTTCCACCTCGCCGGAATTGGGCATTGCCCACCATTTGTCTAGCATTTCGATCACGCTGCCAGCCGCCACCGGAACCAACAACTACAAAAAACATTacccaaaaaaattaactttaaaactCTAGTGATATAGTTATATGATTATGAAGCGTTGGATGAAATGGGTTAAACGGTGGTTTATGTTTTGAAGGAGTAACTAAGTACTTTGAGATTTTCCATATGGAAGGTGGGAGTGATGATCTTGCGATGGTGAGCCCATTTTTCGCCTTTGAGGCTGAGGAGGCCGTTGCCTTCGAGCTGTTTGATGAGTGGGTGAGCCTCGTTCTTCTCGTAGAATTCAGGCTTGGAAGTGAAGATCTCTCGGATGAGGTCCGGATCGGATACGGTCAGCCGGACCGTGGGTCCGAACCAGACCAGAAACGTTGCACCTGTGATCAACAACAACAGGGATCATATTAGCTAGCCATATCAATGTAGAGAAAAAAACATTACTGTCGAATTATGAGTTTTGAGCTGAGAGAAAGAAAGGCTTTGCACCAAGCTGCAAGTGTCGAGTTGATTACTAGCATAAACATGGTGTAGAAACTGGAAAGAAAGATGAGAATTCAAAGCTATATACAATAAAACTCGtttatcaaaatgaaattaattagtCCCCTCACAAATACCAAAAAACAATCAGAATTAAGAAGGAAACAATGTAAGAGATGTGGAGAAGTGATTATGCAGAAGGGTGAATAAGCAGAAGGGGGCCGGGCGGCGGGGTAGAATTGGATGAGAAAGTaaggtgaaaaagaaaaagagctGTGTGGAACAGTGTCTGCACAACTCTCTGCAGGTGGAAGCTTAACTTGAAGAATCCAAGCTGAGGAAAGGCTGAAAAGATCTTTAAAAACAAGTACCAAACTCGGATATGGGGCTTTCAAAAGCCATCAAAAGACGGTGAAAGGaagtaaaaaaacaaacaaacaaattaaactCTTCTCGGCTaaagcacacacacacacatacatatatatataccctcAAACAAGAAACGGCTTCCATAGACATATATCATTACCAGATATATATGCAGATAATTATCCAGATAACCAAAAACTTGAACCCAAACTacccaaagaagaagaaggtgagtGCTTTGTGTTAATTTGGTACGTACCGTAGATTTTGCGCCAGTGGTGATAGAAGGAGAGGACTCTGGGGAGAATGTTGTGGGAGAAGGCCATGGGCTGGGAGGAGCCCTTGAGCATGAGGGCCAGAATTTCCTTACTGTTGCCAATGAAGAAGCGGTAAGGCGGGCCTCTGATGCCTTGCTTCGAAAAATGGTGCTCGATCCTTCTCGGCTTCCACCAGAACAAAACCACCAACTTCGACACGAACACCGCAGCCGCGCCCACCACCATTAACTTCAGCAACCACAAAAACACCTCTTCCATGGCGCCGCCCGCGGCCCGCGGCCCGCttgtttatttcttcttcttcttggcgaTGGATAATGAGCAGCAAGCCCTCgctttaatttgttttcttcttcttcttcttcttcttcttcctctctctctctctctctctctctgtgcttTTAGTAGTGTTGTTGGAGcagcctttctttcttatcttctttCGCTTACGTTTGTTACTTGCTGCCGCTGGTGTCTTCTCCTTTTAATACCAAcaaatttagagagagagagagagagagagagagagagaggcgctTGGCAATGCCAACGGCGTAGGGGCCGCCATTGGAATTATGAGGGTCAACGAatgatgtttttcttttaattttcaaaaaccaaaaaaaaaaaagagaaaatcttTTTTAAGTACTTTTAAGACAATCCTGCCCTTGTATTTATGCCACTCCAAATCCTAATTTCCCTTTGTCGCCCCTCTCTcttaattcattttaatttgtaCCCACCCTTTTATAATTCAATTTCAATATTaatagaatttattattttgtatcgagttttattttatacttttttttatttatttgttttgggGAAGGGCAATTTGGATGGGAGCACAAACTCCATGTTCTGTATTTAGGTGCAAGGTTAGATTGGTCAATTGCTGGAACGTCAAATTTATGGCATGATCGATGATAAACAGAAGGGCATGGGATGtacattgttatttttttataggatatcttattttatcaatttaaaaattaatgagtAATTCTACATGAATGAAtgtgaaacatatatatatataatttatttttataaaaaaaaaaaaaatctccctAATTGACGACGCAATCGTGACAACTTCTAAATGTCTTAATTTTACGACAACTAATATTTTTGGTTccaaatgaattaaataataatgattCCTGAGAAGTtatattgatttgatttttgattgattgattttgttttttataaataatttttaatctgTTAcatgtatttgtatttgtgaaattatttggaaaaataacaaCCCATAAGTTCTCATCTATATTAAGAGAATAAtcacatatatttatacaatACTAATATAAATACGTTATTTAATCTCATTCCAATATCTGACACATGCATGTAATGCCATAGGACCCATAATAAAATACGCATGTCGGGTTCACtcacttattttttatattaggaAACGTTACTAGCAGTATAATttatgctttaattaattatttactaatTTACTTGTATATAAGAGTACTGGTAGACCCATGTAAATTAAggagataatatataatttaaaacctAAGTCTTGACCTTATTTGATGAATGAATATACGtgtcaaaaacaaaattaacattatttGGTTGATGGTGTAATTAATGTTGAATTAATGAAAGGGTATAGTTAGTAGGTACGTACGTAGTTGAATATGGTAACTGagttaattataataaaaataaaaataaaaaggcttACTAGTTGGCTGTAAGTAACTTATATTGAGGTATTTTAATGatctataataaaatttaaatatatatctcaATTTTGACATATATTTGTAGTTTTATTAAGTAgctatagatagatagatagatagttGTTTTGGCTGCTCTCCCTTGAACTTGAAGTcagtattttatatatatatagagagagagagagagagagagagagagatcgtaattttattctttttgtacgTATGTGCGAGTGTGATGAGTTTTGTGATAAGACTCATTGTTCAGTTTTATgagcattaattattaatatatttggtATAAAATAGAACAACGTTACTGTTACTGATCTGCCTTCAACtttaatataaaaagaattatatatatatatatatttaatgcaAACTAAGTGCCAAACTCCACACTGCTCAACCTCCAACTGCTTACTTTCTATCTGTCGAGGGAAAACTATTTTGTTGGGAGGCAGAGAGAGGCACCgcgtaaattaaataaataataaataaaattaaaattttgctatcgtaattatatttatttatagaggtattttaataccaaaaaaaaattaagaacgtAAATgcatttaattatgaattaaaCTAACTTGTTCACGCAcaattaatgcaaattattatTGGTAAAATAGAGTGATATAATTATACAATATTGTCTCTTGTAAGGCCTAGTTAGTTATTAATTACTAATATATTGATAATTAAACAAATCAAGTCTCTTCTTATCTTGAATATATACCATACCATGATGGAAAGAAAAGGAgaccaaaatattttaacatgattcaatttctcaaaatacttgtaaaatttcatttcgaggcataaaattaatgatgaaattaattttttttttttttatgctggGAATTTGGTTTTCTATTTGAGTTAGAAGCATAACTTGAAGTTGAATGGGTCATTGAACGCCAAACCCAAAATATTTGTgcctaatctaatctaatcaaTCATTTCTATAACTCTTAATCTAAGCCTTTaaaatgcattttcatgcaATAAAAGCCAAGAAAgacatatacatgtatatttgattactaataatacccgacaaaaaaattaatcagATAACGCGGGGACGTTAGCTATGGCAGCGCCGCTAGCTTTtgtattaaaacaaaaaaaaaaaaatccttgagAGATGAAGAGTAGCAGTTTTCGAAATGGAGATGTGGAGTGAGCTTGACGGGAGATGAAGTTTGTTGGTTGCTGGGGAAAGGATGGTTTGTTGGGAAGGGTAGCGAGAGGGGAGAGGCACAAAGGGTTGTTATTTTGGAATGTTGCTCTTAAATTGGTGCACATGGGAACAAGGCTGTCCATTTAAGGGTTGCCTTCTGTGCTTTTGGTGGGGAAATATGCCCGGCCTTCCCCCAACCATCCGAACCCAGCCCCCTCTAATCTTGTCTTAATGCTCCAAAGACATGTTTAGGCCATGTGCCCTTCATGGGTCCTACCCTTTTCCTTCACACTTGTTCCCAATTCTCTGTTTAATTTTTACCATGgcatattaatttttatttttttttatgtcaccATAATAAGTCAATCATATAAATTTGGTTCgttcattaattttatcttattattattatcattataaaAAAGGGGACAGGAGATTGTGaactctttcctttcttctttcttttagttACAACAAGAGTAGCCAGCCCTGGTGAAGGATGGTTTTTGcacaaaatgattttattttttgtttgtaaaaatgagaatgcatatatatatatatataataggagaaagaattaggaaaaattaagaTAGATAGGGCTCACAAATGAAATTTATGTGACATGACAACAGGAGAAAGAGGACAGAGTAGAATATGCAATCACTCAAACAGGGTGTGGAGTTAtcgaaaataaccaaaataatcCAACCAAGAAAGCCTGCTGCTGATATAGTACGtacccctcctcctcctcctcttcctcctccttatttcaatatttatccatttttcCCTTTACTTTTTCATTTTTGCACCCCCTTTTCCTGTCAGGCCATAACAGCAAGGCTGCCAACCGGTTGCACTTTTGGAGGAGAGAGGCGCATCTGGTTTGTCAGTTTGTTAAATTTGGGGGGTCACAACTGTATTTCATTGCTTTGTTTGGGCTTTCTTATTTAAACCAAATTTCCCTTCATTTTTATCTCCTTGTTTCCATGCCTTTGCCCTTGCATTTGGCTGATGAAATCGAATcatttctctccctccccccTAATGCACAAGCTCCTCCTCAatgcttatttttattttataaagaaattgTTTTTGACAACTTAAttcaatttgtaatttttttatattcacattcaaaaagaaataataatttcattGTTACTAATTAAGCTTAATTAGGGCGCTATTGCACccgacgtatatatatatatatattataagaaaataagaaaaaaaaaatagattttgttTAATGATTGCTAAGAAAGTGTGCATTAGGCTTAATTATAAGCCTAGAAAGTTAAAGTGAATCTATGGATCCCCAACTAAAGCTTAAAAAAAAGTCCCAAGTCAAATCCAAAATCTAACCACTTAAAACACATTCATTTTGCAAGCGATGAAAAAAATGTGATAAATCTAAGAGCAAGACAACTTTGTTGGAGAGCATAATTGAGATTCAATGATAAAGTTGGACCCATAGgctatgaaataattaattgttaacaaattgatcaaataatttcatttgttgCTGACTTTAAAGTTGGCTAGAGAAACTTGCAAAGTGATAAAAAAGATTTAGTGGGCAAAGACGAGCACTAAGAGGGAAAGTAGGGATATGGGCCTAGGATTTTCCTAGCAAATCCCATGACCCCATTTGTGTCTTTTCTAGCTAGGCATCGCCTTCTTCTCTCCATGAATTCATCCCTCAAACATGGACTTAATTGGAGCAACCCCACCTCACCGTTTCTATCACTTGTTATTAAGTTAGAATTTTCGCGACTAAtgaattaaattacaaaaaaaaaaaaaacttattaaaataaaaaacatatatacatatttgataatttaaaaatacaaaagtttaAAAGCTTTACTTTACAAGATGTgatgtatttaatatttatcttgattatATATTTGGAATAGTTTCAAATTATAAGAGTCACcgatttaagtaaaaaaaattaatgatgttATCCATATCTTGAGTTAATTTGTTacattttaaaggaaaaataaaaaaaaataagctaaaaaatttataaataattattataaaaatagtaaaCCATTCATTTACTTTAGATGAGCATTCAAAACGATGGAGGTGGTTAGCCTCCAACTCCATCATTAATTCTCCAAAGACAATCTCCAAAACCATCATTAAAATGATCCTAATGATAAATGCATGCATTGGTCAAAATTTGAATGTTTGCATGGTCAACCAATCAAATTCACAAGCAGTTACGCCCTAATCACTTGGATTATGCAAATCAAAAACAATCATTGCATTTCTAATCACGGGGCATCTAAGATATCCCATATCTCATTAAATAACACTAATAAGCTTATCCCCAATTacattaattaagtaaaatccTATGCGTGACATGCATtaatcttataattaattaattaaacaaaaccatattcaaaaaaatacttttcaaaacaaaaacctacgaaaacttgGAATGACTGACGatgctattttatttatttatttttttttttgggggggggggggtgtgtggtgttatattttataataaattaatacaaatatacgTACAGATATAATTGTATCTTCATGTGCTGTATTGTATGATTCACGACAGAGAACAAGATTTAATGAGCTTTCGTCCACGCAATAAACGGTGTGACGGGTCTTGTATTTTGTCTTTTCACAGTAATCAAGCCATTCAAATCAAATATCGCCACGTGTCATCCAATCATATGAGCCTTCCTTACATCTTGTCCACATACACAAAAAGCCCTTCGTTACATCAACTCAACCCACCCAGCTTAGCTTAGCCCAGATCCAGCTATTCCTTGTCCTCTTCTTTTCAATTACCAAACTACcctttcctcctcctcctcctcctccccctgctgtttttttttaatcctcttttcattttatttgttctccctttaatttagaataatagtTTGCATTAGAATCGTCTTTTATTTCTATCTATACAAATATTTATGTATAGATGGTTTGGTTATTAGTTAGGATAAAATCTAATCAATAAGTAATTTTTATCACATCAAACTAAatatacaacatatatatatataatggacaTATAAAAGACAAGATCAATCTACTTAaggtaaaaaattaataattgttcAATATATAAACCAACACTATCCACTTTCATATCACATCTTGTGAAGTCAATCTTTATCAATTGTCATATATGCCAAATAATTCCCACTTTGAATTAGGTTTCTAAACTATCAACATTTAATTGGTCTTTTCACTTATTATTTAGGCAACTACCTAAGTTAGTAAAATACAACaagagttattttatttttatcacacttcaaattatttttttataggccaattatttaagtaaaattGTCTCAAAAGTATGATAAATCttcaaaaaaatatctttttatttttttaaggggTCAActccacaagaaaaaaaagCGAGCCCATCATTGTTGTAGCTCTctaaatctcaatttcaattgaattttgacaaattaaataGACAACATTAATTGCCCATGGTTCGTGTGGAAATTGGACAAGAAGGgcaaaaatggaaatgaaactTGACAAGAGAGGGGGGACTGAGCTATGGggtttgttaaaaaatataaaaggagtACAAAGATAACAACCTCTGGCAGTGAGAAGGCCAATCCGTACTTCATTGAAATGGAGCCCTCGtgaattggggggggggggtgttaaaACCCCAATATTTTAATCGAATTGCACTGCCATCCAGGAGGAGGATGGGGCTCGCTTTAGCTTTTTTTCAACCTTCCCAAGGTTAACACTcgtgaaaataaataaataaataaatatttccacaCTTACCCTTATTTAAATATAACactatacatttatatttaaatgtcgtataaaaatatatatgaagtaGCTAAGCACTAGGTACTGCATTTCATGCCCCATGTCTTGTCCCTTTTAAACCATCCATTGTCGATTTGTGTCTCTTTCCCAACGGCTTTGAatgtaaaaggaaaaaagaactTATAAAACATCTTAATAGTTTGAGTTTTTCTATTAGTTTGGAGTTCCACGTTCTTAATAAAttcatcaaaatgatatttttaataagttttaaatgttaaatttaaattatagcAAGTTTTAGTAAATCGAAACCTAAAATTGCATGGATTTAAGGTAAACTtttatcctttttatttttttttaacactgTTA is from Diospyros lotus cultivar Yz01 chromosome 2, ASM1463336v1, whole genome shotgun sequence and encodes:
- the LOC127794100 gene encoding cytochrome P450 734A1 encodes the protein MEEVFLWLLKLMVVGAAAVFVSKLVVLFWWKPRRIEHHFSKQGIRGPPYRFFIGNSKEILALMLKGSSQPMAFSHNILPRVLSFYHHWRKIYGATFLVWFGPTVRLTVSDPDLIREIFTSKPEFYEKNEAHPLIKQLEGNGLLSLKGEKWAHHRKIITPTFHMENLKLLVPVAAGSVIEMLDKWWAMPNSGEVEIEVSKWFGTLTEDIITRTAFGSSYEDGKAIFRLQAQQMALASEAFQKVFIPGYRFLPTKRNVKSWKLDKKIKKSLVDLIDRRRENSGSEAQENGPKDLLGLMIQASLKGGAPASKIITVQDIAEECKSFFFAGGQTTSNLLTWTVVLLAMHPQWQVLAREEVLKVCGPRDVPSKDDIVKLKTLSMILNETLRLYPPTVATIRRAKADVELGGCKIPCGTELLIPILAVHHDQALWGNDANEFNPVRFSDGVARAAKHPVAFIPFGLGIRTCIGQNLAILQAKLTLAIILRRFSFSLAPHYKHAPAVLMLLYPQYGAPIIFRRLTDQISDQYQRL